Genomic DNA from Prunus persica cultivar Lovell chromosome G1, Prunus_persica_NCBIv2, whole genome shotgun sequence:
ctAATCCATCTTTAATTCGGacaaaattttgaagtttgaattCATCTTTTCCAACATCTCTTGAAAattatccaatccaatcctagGCACCAAACGTAGGCTAAAGAGTTCATGCATGCTGCCTTTATCATATTGAAATATAGAATCACTTTTGGGGGGTAAAATCGTCCCCGGCGATAACATGTTTCAGGTTTtatgagagtttttttttcttgattatGATGATACTATGCAGGTTCAATCCTACTGGGAATCAATCCAAGCACAGCCAAAATTTGCCCTCAGTATTGTACGGACCAGGCAGGTTATATGACCTGTCCATCTTCAGGCAATACGCAGCTTTCACCATCTTGCAATTGTTGCTTAGCTCCGGCAGGCTGCACCCTTTACAGAGCTGACGGAACTTCAATCTGTACTGGCACTTAAAATGAGTGAGCATGGGGGGGCATGCCTTGTATGatataaataattatggtTTGCCATGAATGGTTTTTAAGTGGCAATATCCATGCTGCCACTGATGAAGAATAATATATGGTCATAATAAATGGGCTTTCCTTGACGCCTAATGCttccctaatatatatatatatatttgcttcCTCTGAGATACTCGTGCTTCACATATGGCATTTCCTCATCCTAACATGTTTTCAACTTATATTAAGTGAGGAGCATGTGCGACTCTCGAACTTAACACGTGAATCCATGAGTGTAAGTCTTACATCGAGCCTTGAGattctttcaaatttcaaagattgCAACTAAGATGGAAAAATCACAATGAAATTGTGTAGTTTTGAAccgaaaaaaatgaaattcgaTAGTTACGTTGGCAATATTCGGAGCAAGCATGAGGCATTATTATGACTATATATTTGGTGCATGCAGCATGGAGTCTTTCCTCTTGATGCATGCTGCATAGGCTGCATGAATCTTCCATTTTGATCTGGTTTAGAATTTTACATAATTTTCGACTTTCCTGAAATAGGGCAGAGCCAGTCCATTATATATGAAAGCCCTGTGCGAAAAGAGCTGATGTGGCCCTATATGTATaagtaaaataacaaattttcaattttttttagggaTAGAGATTAACAGGATTTATTAGGTTTCTTGCAATCATATGATAGCTAATTCCAAATGCAACacataatttctaaattcaaatatgagaGAGGGAGATGTGGTGGAGGAGCACACATAGCACGCTTTTTGCCTTGCCAAAGAGTAaagaagaatttttttttggatgggAGAGTCAAGAAGAAGTTGGGAAGAAGTGAATTTGGGGCCAAATGAAAGAAGAAGCGATTTGGGAATAGCAAGGAGAGCATGCCGCATGCACGCATGACTCAcgagtatttttttttaatttgttaatgCTTGGAACAAAAATCTGCACGTtaggaataaaaaataatgttttgaaataaaaatttgctTAGAATGAAACGTAgcagaaaatataatataattctgggcttttaaaaatatttggaGGCCCTGTGCAGTCGCACAGTCCGCACATGTCATGAGCCGCCTTTGAAATAGGgtaactttttctttcatcaaactcttttttatctttctcCTCTCTGTTCTGGTGTTAGTCCTCCTTGTCCACAGGTGGGGCAACCCTTTAGTCCGAATCCTTGGCAATCAAAACACCTAAATCCATGTGCATAACAAGCTCATTTATATGAGACAATATAAAAAAgatataacaaataaaaattgttctattcattaaatttttttttatagaaaaagaaccaaactaatttttcatattttagagCCAGAAATAACTCACTTCCATCGCTCAAAAATATTCCcattcttcttatttcttccCGTTCCCTGAAAAGTAAGTAGGGGGTGAGATGATGTAGTGGCATTgcgtccaaaacaaaaatgctaATAGCAGCCATTAAAACAAAAGCAGGGGTACGGATCTTAGATTTCAAAATGATGTGTGCGATTTATCTTAAGGGTGAGGTGTTAATTTTGAACTGGACCTTAAACCTTATTCTTTGTAGATCTAGTTGTgacgaaaaaagaagaagattaaaTTAAACAGTTAGTACGACGAGGAGATGAAAATGAAGTGAAATTAAGAGAGCACCTTGCATCCTAGACATTCAATTGCACCTTTACCTCCACAGGTTTCACACTTTTTCAAGAACTACATgagagaaaaagagtacaagAATTAttgcataaatatatatgaaatataaCAACAAATCACCTAAGGTACTTAAATTCGAAGTTTGCTTTCGACCTTTTTTATGCGAATAATTTAGAAAATGTTCTTggtactcaattaattttcattttaaggCATTATGTGTTCATAGTATAAATATACTGTGGATTTAaaaccaattaattaattaagaaaatgagCCATGAGCTCTAGGTAGAGTGAAAGAAGTGATTTATAGAATATAACTTCAAATCTTATTATaactgaaaaaaagaaaaaagaaaaagggcatACAGAGTTGAGTGAAAATCCTCCAGATTTTGCTGCAAAAACTGCAACTGCTCTGGGCCTCTTCTGCTCTATGCCTGTTATGGTTGAGGTAAGCTGAGGGCTAATTGGTACTGCAGGATGAGGATGAGGAGTCAAACTGTTGCAAGACATGGAAAGTCTGGtcatcatatattttcttccttatCAAACCAAGAAGAAATGCATGAGATTTACTCTCCACACTTATAAAATCTTTAGGCTGTCTCTTCTCCAGAGATATTATTGAAGTGGAATGAGTGAACTAGAAAAATTCTCACCACACccacaaatttttatttgatggGTCCACGGTTTGGCCTTCCACAAGACAAGACAAGTAGGCCATTCAAATAATTACAAGTAATTATATTCTTGGCAATCTTTGCTGGACATACTTCAATGGATAAgggttatttttttatgattaactttttttcttttcttttgggccTCAGTATATAGGGTTAGAAATGAATGTAACAATCATGACTGGAGCGCgcccatttttttattttcctttctccCAATTATAAGTACACAACTATTTTCTCTTTCCCAATTATTAATACACCTATGACATTGTTGTTCTAGTTGACCAAGAGATTGCAAAATCAAATATCTTGCATTTTCTTATAACAAGAAATAATTTTGGTCTCTCAAATTCTTTTATAGTTAGTAAAATATGGAacagaaaaatatgaataaaatacgtGCGTGTTTTATTTGGCAAGTTACAATTGAAAATTTCGGCCACTATATtagattttaatatatattattttcattcaataatatgtgaaatttatgtgtataatatgtgaattttgtgtgtattattgaaaattttgtaaaaaccacatgtattaaacatgaaaaatatgtacgtacgtgtattgcatatttacttttttttttttttcaaacgtGTATTTTACTAAGTCTTTAAGATatgtacaaaaaataaaagtattactgaaaaatacaattatgtgtataatacgagtattaaaccgaaaaatgctaaattctttatatggGCAATAACtctagaaaagtaaaaaattaaaaggtgACAATAGAGACTGGGTAATGACCTAATCGTAATGAATAATGCTCCaaactactcttatcgataaatgaaaatcagagaaaaaaattatatataaaaaaaaagaaaaaggaatcacaatatatatttgaagcgtacagccgcgcggctatactagttATTAAAAAGagtttaaaaaaagagagaccCCGGTATAGCCGTGTGGCTATACTCCATATATTTACAAAGTGCAGCCCTTCGGCGATACTGCGTGTGTTTTTAGAAGGACCCGCCCTGttacgagtatagccgcgcggccgtactatttattttaaaaaaaaataaaagatggctgcagtatagccgagcggctatatgctttaaatacattatatttaaagagtatagccgagcggccaTACTATTGATTGAAAAGAACTAGGGAAAAAACCCACCATACgtggctgtactattttttttaattttaaaaagactgCCTAGTAGCACCTAGCCGgctggtttttttatttgtttaaagaaAGAATATAGTCGCACGGTTATACTCCGAGCGGGTATAGTATTttattaaccaaaaaaaaaaaaaaatccacaatAAGAACTAACGTCATGAAATGCACCATTACTCAACTTGATCAAGCCTTGACAGTTCCTCTTGCAATAACGTTGGTTGTTGGAGTTTTAGGAGTCATTGTATACAAGGGTATCTTTTATTgctaattattataaaaaaataaaaaattattattataaaagtaCCCCCCTCCCCAATGCCTTGCGTcgctaattattattattttttaaaaaggaaacagaaaattaaaaaccaatcAAAATTACGTTGCAAGTTCAGTTCAACTTGTCTCTCATTTCAGCTTCCTAATCGAACACTATATATAATCGAAAATCGAAAATTTCTGTTCTTTCGAATTTTCGTTGAACTCTCAACGAAGCTTCATCTACTCTGCAGAAATGGCGAAGCCTGAGAATTCGAAGCCCAATATTCCCCACTACGTTCGTTCCTCCGCCAAAGTCCACCCCTCCAACGACTTCGACGCCGACCCCAACTCCTACTCCCTCGAGAAATTCAAGCTTTACGAAACCAGACAGGTGCCCACTCAATCTGTCCCAAATTCTAGGGTTTCCAATTCTTCATTCTTCTGAGACTATTTGATTGTGCATTGTATCAGCGGTTTTACTTGATTGGGAGCGATCGGAACAAGAGGTTCTTCCGGGTGTTGAAGATCGACAGATCGGAGCCCGACGATTTGAACATCAGCGAAGACCCCGTCGTCTACTCGCCACAGGAGATCAAGAGCCTGCTTCAGAGAATCGCAGAGGGCAACCGTGCCACCGGAGGCCTTACCTTTGTGGCCAAGGTTTTTGGGATCGCCGGTTAGTGTCTTAGAGACCTCATTTTCATGCTTGTATGAATTCAAATTCGCGTCCTTGTTCACTCTAAGAAGACCCTTGTGTTATGTTTTTATATGGGCTTTTGGTGTTTTCTAGGTTGCATTAAGTTTCTGGAATCTTATTACTTGATTTTGGTCACCAAGCGTCGGCAAATAGGAAGTATATGTGGTCATGCGATTTATAGTATAGACGAGAGCCAATTGATTACTATTCCGCATGTATCAATGCAAACTGATATCGCTCATTCTAAGACCGAGTTGCGGTAATTTCTTCCCTTATTCTGATGTTTCTCTGTTCTGtgtatatttaaataatagcTTAATGTGCCAGAGGTATATCAAGTTTAAAAGATATTTGGTTGCATTTGCGGTCACTGGGTTATTTAATGGTATAATCAACATGGTCTCTCACCATTTTGCTCATGCATCAGGCTTGTACACTAACAAGAGGGCAAAAAGAATAGGATAGAAAACAAAGCGTTCAGAGTAAAACCTGTTTTGTACGTGTAGCTCAGGGACACTAGGGTGAGGTTTCCCTTGAAGTTTCATGGAGCCACTTAAGTCATTAGCACTGAGACAGCTACCCACAGTACAACAGCGTTAGCACAGGAAAGAAAGAACGCTGATTTGTATTTGCTAATGTCCagtaagaaaagagaaagctTGATTTAGAGTTTACATATTTGGCTTACCTAGACAAAATGATTTCATTTACAATCGACGTAGTGTCTAGATGGAAGTTAGATTGGAGAGGGGTTTAGGTGACCTCCAATATCTAGTACATGGAGAATGGTATGAATGGGATGTATATGTTTTAAGATGTAAAGTGACTGGTGAAGAAAATGCCATCTCCTGTGGAGATCGTTAAAGTAAGAACTCTGCACTTAATATATGAGTTGGaagatacatatatatttttgcttCATATACCACTTGTGGATGGGCTTATAAGAGTGTTCTTTCCATTATTTAATCAGTAGGTGGTTTCATATTTAGAAAGGTGAACATATTGTAATGGGACTCTGCAGGCTTCAACTTTCGCAGCTTCATACCTACCAGCTAATATACTTGGCATTTCAACTTTTATAGAatattacttatatttttaTCTCTTAACTGCAGGTACAAGAAGCTTCTATCCAGTGTTGATTTGACCAAAGATTTTTTCTATAGTTATACATATCCTATAATGCAAAGTTTGCAAAAAAATGTGTTATCAATGGGTGAAGAAGGGATGCCGTATGATAATATATTTGTATGGAATGCCTATCTAACACAAGCTATTCGATCAAGGTGCAATAACACTATCTGGACAATAGCATTAGTGCATGGCCATTTTAAGCAGGTAtgcacctctctctctctctctctctctctctctctctcacttatgcgtgtgtgtgtgcgtgtgttaATGTGGTAATGGGATTTTATTTGGTTCAGGGAATCCATGTACTCtacattttttaattgatataatttgtttataccttgtgtatttatttctcttgtagacatatgtatatatatcatgTACTAAAGGATTTCTGACTTTTGGTGTATTGACTGATGTTTTAGGTGTCTGATTCACTGGTTATTCATGTTTCTTGTATTTCCTTATGTTTTGTCTTGATAAAACTTGTGTTTCCTATgaaaaaaatctaattaaataaagactTAAATATATGAAtggagtttatttttcttgatgaTGGCAGATTAGGGTATCAATCTTTGGAAGGGACTTCAGTGTTTCTCTGGTCTCTAGGCGCTCTCGGCATTTTGCAGGGACACGGTATGTTCTAGTCTTCATTTCTTCTAATTATTCAGAAAGCAGTCCATATGgcatgtaatttttttttttttttttgtcttgtaAGTTTTATGTACATGTTTCATGGTATTTTGGAATGGGATTTTAATGGTATAGGATTATGCTAGTAGACCTGGGTTAAAAGTGTTACtcagtttttcctttttagttCAGGCTTgttataatttaaatatttgtgtGGAAGGGTTCTTTTGATTGTATGTAGTCTTTACTAGTGTGGTATTGATTAAAATGGTTCATTTTCTTTCGTGAAATATGTGAAGTTCAATTTCTTTAGctttcatattttgaattgAATACATATTTAAACAATGAAGTATGAGCAGCAATAattgttttaagtgaaatATAATGTTCGGCTAAACATATATAACATGCAACATCTCTTCAAGACTGAGTCTGATGTAAACATGATTATATCTCATAAACAGTTCATCTTTTGCTTCTTCCTTGATGGAAATTATGAATTATCCCCTGTGATGTACTCAGGGAAGGACTGAAGGACGAGGAGCAACAAACAAGGTCAGCTTCTCTTTTTGTCACATCGGATtggatttctttttcaatgcATTCCTTTGTGACAGAATATAGGAGaagatttgttttgttttgttcctcCCCTTAAAAGATTCAACACaagacctctctctctctctctctctctctctcactataTATACACAGATACACATAAGCCCTCAATTTCACAGGTTCTATTTTGTGCAAACAAGgaataattatgttttttacACAGCTTTTATGCCCTAAAAGAACAAACATCTAAGTTACATCTAATGAAGGACgatcaacaaacaaaacaaaactacaaAACTGTACCACAAGAAAACAGCAATAGGAGAATAGCATGAAAGAGACTAATTCCAGAACTCAGAGGCGATCGAAGCCTGTACCGCCCAGAACTGAGCTCTGTCCCACAAATTATCCACGTCCTGTTACAACCTCAACACACAAATTATTCCTCTCCATCCAAACTACTCAAAAATTTTCCAACACAGCACTCCTCCCTAGCACTAAACTCCTTTTCCTCCCTCCAAAAACTCAACTCTTCACATAAAAGAGTATCACAAGAAGCTGGAATCATCCAATTCAAAACAGCCTCTCTAGTCAGCCTTATCCAACAAGGAATATGCACTTGGACACTGAAGCAGTAAATGTTTCAAACATTTGGTGTCTGTTTTGGACACCCCACACCAGTCACCACTAGGAGAAAGACACCACTCAGGTCTCCTCCTTTGCACCATGTCACAAGCATGCACCTTCCGTCAGCAACCCAAGCTAATACTGGCACCTGCACTAATAGTCTCGAGAATGATGTACAAGATAAAACTTCAGATGGCTCCACAATCTAAGTTCTTCTATCCTGCCTAGGAGGAAAAATATTTGCatttgggtttgtttgttCTGGTTGAATAAAAggacctctctctctgtgctcTACTCTCACATGGGGTTTACTATATATGAAAATGTGATACTTATCATTTAGAGTAGTTGTCTGGGGTTTACTATATGTGAGTGTACACAGCTATAGTATCTGGGTAGACAGCAGCTGGTGCAGACgagaaaacttttattttattttagctGGGGGCGGGGTTTCAGGTTAAATTTTACTGGTATCAATTTTAGTTTATGTTTTGGGAGACAGCAAATTCTTATTGTTGCATTGAATTGTAGACGTTTTAACTAGAAACTATTGTAGCAATAGGATGTCaagatttaataatttttttattgggtTGCAGTTACTTGAAAAGGGGAGTGAATGATAGGGGAAGGGTTGCAAATGATGTTGAGACAGAGCAGATTATCCTTGATGAGGAAGCTGGATCATGCAAAGGAAAAATGAGTTCTGTTGTCCAGATGCGTGGCTCAATTCCCCTTTTCTGGTCACAGGAAGCTTCAAGATTTAGTCCTAAGCCTGATATAATATGTAAGAACATTATGTgatgcattttgatttcattggtGCTGAATCATATGCTTATTTCACATACACTGTTTACGAGGATTATTTGAATTGATCTTTTTTTGCATGTTTCCATTTTGATTTTAGTACAGAGATATGACCCAACATATCAGGCTaccaaattacattttgaaGACCTCGCCAAGAGATATGGCAACCCAATTATTGTGCTCAATTTGATCAAGGTTTATTTCAGAATGCCTTCTTAACAGCTGCGGGcaataaaaacataatatcAACTTGTTAGTTGTTACTAATAATGCTTATAAATACCCCTATCATTCACTTCCCTTTGGGGCTTGCATTATCATGGAGTTGTCTCTTCAATACCTATTTGGGGCTTACATTAGCATGGTGTATTTTCATGGGGCAATGTTGAAAATTAAATGCATCTTTTGTTCATCGCATCTGTCTGGCGATCAATTTAAGTTGAAGATTTCTTCTGTCCTCGTGAGGTACTGTGCATATCACtgtgggtgtgtgtgtgtgtgtttctgTCATAGGGAAGTTGCTGTTACGAAGATGTTAATCGGCAGAAACTTTTTTGGTATTGAAATTCTTTTACTAAGAATTTTTTGAGTTATAACCTACTTATGATACGTACATGCATATCAACTCATATTTTGTTGGCATTACGACTTAAGTTATATTTATTCAGTTGCCCATcgtgcattttcttttttcttcatatttttattttcatgtatCTCATACAATTGCAATATAGACTGTTGAGAAAAGGCCTCGAGAAATGATGCTGAGGCGTGAGTTTGCAAATGCGGTTGGGTATTTGAATCAAATTCTTTCTGAAGAAAACCATCTTAAATTTATCCACTGGGACTTTCACAAGTTTGCAAAAAGGTAACCATCTGAGGTTTGATTTTCCttgtcctttttgttttctttttggtgaagTGGACAGACACATGTATTTTGCACATATACAGATATAGGACGAGTATGATACAGAAAGTCTACAAAACTAGGATAAGGATTggccaagaaaaaaattgttatatgatatatatatatttactataGTAAGGTAAATGGCATCCATATCTGGTGTTGTGCAGGCTAGTTCTTTGTTTTATGGGTTTTTCCTCCTTTTCTATGGTTGTAACCTGCAAAGTATAAAAACCCTTAGCCTTATTTTTGTTCAGTAAAAAACTAGTAAGAAAAAGAGGTGGAAAGGAGTGGGTTCTCTTTTGAACCCTAAATATTCTTTATAAAACTCTAAATTGACCTCTTATTGTTTTCTAAGATCACAATTGGACCActcttttcttaaaatttgcaaAATGGCCCATGTCGTATCTTGAATATGCATACACTGCATAACTGCGTATGCAAAAGTCAGTTCCAATTTCAACTGATACTCCATTTCGAGTATTGGATATGCATCGGGCCCCGATACTACATATCTACGAGGATTGAATTATCCTGCTTCAtagacatatatatacatatttatttattttttcatatgtatatatatcatgTGTATCTGTACATAATTTTTTCCCACTTTGTCATCTTGCAAATaattatacttattttttcaataaatatcTATATACTATGCTTTCGATTTAACCATTCTCCAACCATTTGtgtaatatttgttttctttggtcTTACTGTTCTCTATTTCTTCTGCTTCCAAAGCAAGTCCGCCAACGTTTTAGCAGTTTTGGGTGCTGTGGCAAGTGAAGCACTTGATTTGACTGGTTTTTACTACAGTGGCAAACCTAGCATTGTTAAACGGAGGCTCAATCAAATTAGTCGGACAAGTACTGGAAGGTATGCAATTTCTATGTTGGTTCAGTGATTTCCAAATGCTATTCTCAAAATTTATCCCTAATCTCAGTTGCACATAGATGGCtatctttgaatgaatttgCATCAGTTAAATGCTAGGAGGCACATGAGTGCCAAATGTCCTATTCAGGAAACTAAATCTTTTTTCCCTTAAagaattttgtaatataatgTCACCGTGAACTTACTTCTAGGGCTTGTTTGGGAGTCCTGCATAAGTACTGTACTTTTGTTCATAACATTTTAATTAGAAGCAtataaaaaacttaaaatgcTTAATGCATATTTACTTGGAAGTACTTCCGTAGAAGACTTATCAAGTTCTTCTCCAAGAAGCCTCCAAGAAGCACTAAAATGCTTATCTGAACTCAAAAAATGTACTTTTACATATTTAAATCAAACTCTACATAAGCACTTTTGGCACTTTTCAAAGCACTCCCAAACATATCCTAGTGTGTTTTCTAGAGTAATGCGTCGTTTTCCCCCTGAACTATATCGATAGTGTCAAGTATGCAATCATGTTATGAACCACATaaatgtttttccttttcacttttcttcagaaggtatggattttgttAAGTGGAAATATGTGGAGAAATGTTATGGGTCAAGGTcttcttgatgatgatattctGGTATGTCCAGCATATTAAAAGGTAGCCTTGTACAAGGCACTTAGCCTAGCGTTGATTTTTGAACAGTCTAGCACATGGAAGAATTATTTCAAAACGAATCAATTGTTTTATTTACTACCAATTACTCTGGTATAAGAACGTGGAAATggtatttcttttaaattagatttccctttttcttccaGGGAAGCTTCTCTTAGAGATCTAAGAGCAAACTCTGGGGACCTTCCAAGATTTGGAAGCAGTAATGAAACTCTAAATTCTGCTGTTAATCGGGATAGGGAGTCTGTTCCTAGTCAACAcaagaaaaatgataattCTGGCAGTGAACCACCACATTTTCAAAGTGGTGTTCTGCGCACCAACTGCATTGATTGCTTGGACCGTACAAATGTTGCACAGTATGCTTATGGCCTTGCAGCTTTAGGGCGCCAACTTCATGCCATGGGTTTGACGAACCTGCCCAAAGTGGATCCTGACAGCACTATTGCTGCAGCTCTCATGGATATGTACCAGAGCATGGGGGATGCTCTTGCGCAGCAGTATGGTGGCTCTGCAGCTCACAACACTGTATGTTGTTTACTATCTAGATTgaagttctttttttattttctgttttattcATAGTTTAGAGTATGCATATTATCAATTGCTGGACGTCGTAGATCAACCCCTAAAACTTTAACTTGAAGtttgaaaaaaaggaaataaaactCCAAAACTTAATCAGATGTCCATTGGGCATGGGCCCACAagtgagggatccctcaactgAAGctttctgtatatatattggaAACCATTTCGTGtttctgtatatatattggaAACCATTTCATGTTATAATTGTGGTGCATAAATAGACAAATACAATGCTTCCAAAAAACATTGAAATGATCATGATGATACTAAGATGGTTAAATAATCCCGACTGGGCTGTCATTATGGGAGGATCATCCTTGATTGGGGAACgtgaaaaatagatggttcAGATAATGTGACCACTTTGCAGAGAGTGCCAGTAATGTGGTCTTCAAGTTAACTTCTCAACTCAAGGTTTTTCTTGAGAagaaataaactttttttaaacacaAAAGCACATAACATGTATAGTGGACAGGGAGTCCACTCTTAAAACGCAATCTACAACAAACACATAAACTTAGGTCGTTTTTGCGAAGAAAGAACCTTCTattaaacacaaaaacaaagaatacaTACAGTGGAGAAGGAGTCCCCTCCTAAAATACAATCtacaacaaaaagaacaatacAACCATTAATCAGATCGCCCTCTTTGTAACAAAACTAAGTAACCAATCTTGAGCTCTTAGATGTAATGATTCGAGATTGGTTACTTTCAGCTACTAACGATTCAATGAggtattttttattgattcaCGGTATgcgtatatatatgtgtgtgtgtgtgtgtgtaggaAGTTTGTTAGCACGTGTACAGAGAGATTGTAGAACTTCCATGTTTAGCTTTGTTTCTGCTTCCTGAAACCATTCGTCTGTCATGAATGCCAGGTATTTCCTGAGAGGCAGGGAAAGTGGAAGGCCACTACCCAATCAAGGGAGTTTCTGAAGTCTATCAAGCGATACTACAGCAATGCTTACACTGATGGTGAAAAGCAAGACGCCATAAATTTGTACTTGTTCCTCTCTTGTAGTTTCTTgtgaatataaatttttatttttaaatagcaTCTTTTCTTCCCTGACACAGAAGGTAAGACTTATTATTACCTATTACGATCTCCATcatttcttataaaataaaaatataaaattccaTCTCCATCAATAGCATCTCACTTCTGCATTGAGAAATAGATGCATCTTTGGATATATGGGAACTCTGTGTTGCTGATGGCagttgtattgtattgtattatATAGATTAAAACAATGTTATATTATAGTATGTCATTATGTTGTACTGTATTAAATTTCATTGTATTGTACAATGCCATATGGCACATTGTTGTACTGTGTTTTGCCTTTCTTAAAATATCTTCTAAAGCTTTGATCTTGCTGTGGGTTTTACCAGATTTTTGGGTTACTTCAAACCACAGGAAGGGAAACCTGCTCTGTGGGAGCTGGATTCTGATTACTATCTTCATGTATCTGGGATTGATGACCTTTTCCTTGATACGTGGTAAAATCTCTATGCCTCTTTATATGATCTAGACTTAATACATTGGACAGGTCTA
This window encodes:
- the LOC18793361 gene encoding uncharacterized protein LOC18793361, with the translated sequence MMTRLSMSCNSLTPHPHPAVPISPQLTSTITGIEQKRPRAVAVFAAKSGGFSLNSFLKKCETCGGKGAIECLGCKGTGRNKKNGNIFERWKCFDCQGFGLKGCPTCGQGGLTPEQRGER
- the LOC18790855 gene encoding phosphoinositide phosphatase SAC1 isoform X2 — protein: MAKPENSKPNIPHYVRSSAKVHPSNDFDADPNSYSLEKFKLYETRQRFYLIGSDRNKRFFRVLKIDRSEPDDLNISEDPVVYSPQEIKSLLQRIAEGNRATGGLTFVAKVFGIAGCIKFLESYYLILVTKRRQIGSICGHAIYSIDESQLITIPHVSMQTDIAHSKTELRYKKLLSSVDLTKDFFYSYTYPIMQSLQKNVLSMGEEGMPYDNIFVWNAYLTQAIRSRCNNTIWTIALVHGHFKQIRVSIFGRDFSVSLVSRRSRHFAGTRYLKRGVNDRGRVANDVETEQIILDEEAGSCKGKMSSVVQMRGSIPLFWSQEASRFSPKPDIILQRYDPTYQATKLHFEDLAKRYGNPIIVLNLIKTVEKRPREMMLRREFANAVGYLNQILSEENHLKFIHWDFHKFAKSKSANVLAVLGAVASEALDLTGFYYSGKPSIVKRRLNQISRTSTGREASLRDLRANSGDLPRFGSSNETLNSAVNRDRESVPSQHKKNDNSGSEPPHFQSGVLRTNCIDCLDRTNVAQYAYGLAALGRQLHAMGLTNLPKVDPDSTIAAALMDMYQSMGDALAQQYGGSAAHNTVFPERQGKWKATTQSREFLKSIKRYYSNAYTDGEKQDAINLFLGYFKPQEGKPALWELDSDYYLHVSGIDDLFLDTCSQENDTHLGGLGNTLAPIPACKEDFLRMKLTSFDKLIERTCSSIKNVRLCSEPDQRTGGGTANSSVAPDAAEIQLKSPNWLFGQRKYEESGSAPKVTSHEISNGGSRNETGFGGFCDLNWLSSDGNDNEEDIFQRYLSMTSVDEANGWYGGTLLGDQDESSEIYKHYAELCQGPGIEPFKNDREMEKHYADALHMGTINIVDDAAVEVEMEAALKEYDQIGSDLGSIPTSCKSLAEDPSWLTRWIIGEEKVQRV
- the LOC18790855 gene encoding phosphoinositide phosphatase SAC1 isoform X1; translation: MAKPENSKPNIPHYVRSSAKVHPSNDFDADPNSYSLEKFKLYETRQRFYLIGSDRNKRFFRVLKIDRSEPDDLNISEDPVVYSPQEIKSLLQRIAEGNRATGGLTFVAKVFGIAGCIKFLESYYLILVTKRRQIGSICGHAIYSIDESQLITIPHVSMQTDIAHSKTELRYKKLLSSVDLTKDFFYSYTYPIMQSLQKNVLSMGEEGMPYDNIFVWNAYLTQAIRSRCNNTIWTIALVHGHFKQIRVSIFGRDFSVSLVSRRSRHFAGTREGLKDEEQQTSYLKRGVNDRGRVANDVETEQIILDEEAGSCKGKMSSVVQMRGSIPLFWSQEASRFSPKPDIILQRYDPTYQATKLHFEDLAKRYGNPIIVLNLIKTVEKRPREMMLRREFANAVGYLNQILSEENHLKFIHWDFHKFAKSKSANVLAVLGAVASEALDLTGFYYSGKPSIVKRRLNQISRTSTGREASLRDLRANSGDLPRFGSSNETLNSAVNRDRESVPSQHKKNDNSGSEPPHFQSGVLRTNCIDCLDRTNVAQYAYGLAALGRQLHAMGLTNLPKVDPDSTIAAALMDMYQSMGDALAQQYGGSAAHNTVFPERQGKWKATTQSREFLKSIKRYYSNAYTDGEKQDAINLFLGYFKPQEGKPALWELDSDYYLHVSGIDDLFLDTCSQENDTHLGGLGNTLAPIPACKEDFLRMKLTSFDKLIERTCSSIKNVRLCSEPDQRTGGGTANSSVAPDAAEIQLKSPNWLFGQRKYEESGSAPKVTSHEISNGGSRNETGFGGFCDLNWLSSDGNDNEEDIFQRYLSMTSVDEANGWYGGTLLGDQDESSEIYKHYAELCQGPGIEPFKNDREMEKHYADALHMGTINIVDDAAVEVEMEAALKEYDQIGSDLGSIPTSCKSLAEDPSWLTRWIIGEEKVQRV